Genomic segment of Longimicrobium sp.:
CAAGAAGCGAGTGACGCTGACGGGTGCGGAGTACGAGCACTACCGGATGAGCCGATATGATGATGGACGCATTCTGCTTGAGCCGCGGGTGCTGCGCGTACCCGATGCGATCTCCCGGCTCACGCTTTCGCACGTTGACGAGGCGATGACCAACCTTTCCGCCGGCGTCGCCGGCGACGAATTCGACCTTGACGAAGTCCGGGACCTGATCGACGAACCCTGAACCAACTGGCCGGATGCCGTACGTGGTGCGAAAGGGCGTGCCCGAAGTGCTGGAGCTCTGGAAGCGCCTCCTGAAGGGCCACCGGCAGAACTCCCTCTCTCCATCGGATCGCGAGCTCTTCAAGCGGTGGGCAAAGGCAATTGCGCTTCTTCGGGCCGACCCTCGGCACCCGGGTTTGCGGACACATGAGATCGAGCCGCTCTCCCGCCGGTTCGGACGCAAGGTCTTTCAATCGTATCTGGAGAACAACACGCCCGGTGCGGGCAGGATGTACTGGGCGTACGGGCCGGAGGACGGCCATATTACGGTGGTCGGCCTGGAGCCACATCCCGAAGACCGGAAGTCCAGGGGCTATGACCGCGTCTCGCTCTCCAACCTTCCTCCGCGCGATCCGCCAGGGTGACCGTGCGGTACTGCCGCCGCGGACCGGGATCGCAGGTTGACGGAACCGGCCACCTCCGCTACATTCACTGTCTTTGCCACAAAGGCCTTCCCGGCCCTCCATTCTCGTTACGACGCAGCACCCGAAGGGGTTGACCGATGAAGCCGAGTTATCGTCCGCGCAACCGCAAGCGGATCAACAAGCATGGGTTCCGGGCCCGGATGGCCACCAAGGGCGGCCGCGCCGTCCTGAACGCCCGCCGCCGCAAGGGGCGCCACAAGCTGGTGGTCGAAGTTCCGAGCAAGTACTGAGCGGCGACCCGAACGCCGCGCGCAGCGCACCCCGGTCCATGGACCCGGACGGCGCGGGCGAACGGCAGGGCTTCGGCCTGCCCAGACGGGCGCGGATCACCTCTTCGGATGAGATCCGCGCATTGTTCAGACGGGGGAAGAGGAGCAAGACGCGCCACCTGGACGCGTTCGTCTCCCCTTCCCCCGCTCCGTTTGCGCGCCTGGGCGTCGTGGTTCCCAAGCACAAGCGCACCATCGTGAAGCGAAAC
This window contains:
- the rnpA gene encoding ribonuclease P protein component; the protein is MDPDGAGERQGFGLPRRARITSSDEIRALFRRGKRSKTRHLDAFVSPSPAPFARLGVVVPKHKRTIVKRNLVKRRLRDLGRTVVLPALRNRGLALDVLFRARPEAYTASFADLRDEVAAFTEELCSRAR
- the rpmH gene encoding 50S ribosomal protein L34, whose translation is MKPSYRPRNRKRINKHGFRARMATKGGRAVLNARRRKGRHKLVVEVPSKY